A genomic region of Chloracidobacterium sp. contains the following coding sequences:
- a CDS encoding VWA domain-containing protein, whose product MAKRRTGPKPTLTGLARKLGELTAEKKRVALEQSASLAAVSLKASRAFVGSVPEAAEVMSSEDLRGWSEFGRRVAMADTGSAIRFFTESYQKLPEIPDECRSKVFAICTRQLVLSSSAALASYDRMPEIAGSFAAPVLLGDVLDVALEIAGRSARHSAEFLENAPAVGRSLSAFRDENVTQAVLSLAADFAKRTGGLTAELWKGLPEALDGLSANNAVRLLRATRAFLDHGGSVTLHFLASGSVVLRRSEQAFDEWDAAAKVMARNGNAVVISFLRAAPRFFSHFTSPGSKLTIRRVMHLTSTIAEIDAEGALAAFRSSGSALQRVSIAQFEDWVANGLSAHAKDSTKVRRSYFALETRESNDRLQRSRSGLPLDRIQQVLRLYVEGLTGKEIDIRPSNAMSQEARIGDGKTIYLPSSVAEFSDDEQDFRLYKVLAAHAAGQIEFGTFEVDTRELRAAYTDLSILYSMTDEDRDAFSLGGYLNTRRSEIGDLKEEIGDLPTGSGYREVLKAFPDPHLARKIFTTMENARIDYCLRRTYRGLVKDLDLMRSLLRSNRPYIFDLPMYQVPFELLFQITLCGGATDDARKFYGQIVSEIEAVIETYLAPPSGAPASAHNRLARKNSTTARRGTAATDLAPTCADASALPTVGDALIATSRVYTLFQNIAPEKQQEAESDNTEEEDQFAYEDKHSVESVAEDHVKRESQDRMQDVSDLFNAWNSLDNDGEPDDLSGSESWGQTELPEQQLEPEEIAFAYDEWDRELNDYRVGWSRVIEKRVKQGDRSFVEMTRARYRGVISSIRHQFQLMKPENLTRVNREIDGEDYDLNALVDLVIDRKADGRQSENIYTKRLRKQRDVAVSLLLDQSSSTARTITRNPLQPYTHPGRRIIEIEKEGLVLMSEALEAVGDAYSISGFTSEGRRNVKFYVVKDFDEQYSDETERRIGGITFQNNTRLGAAIRHASHTLLRQDTRTKLLIILTDGRPYDHDYGDARYAREDVREALIEAKTNGVTPFCITIDRESEAELKDLYGDVGYTIIDDVLSLPERMPNIYRRLTS is encoded by the coding sequence GTGGCCAAGAGACGAACTGGACCCAAACCGACGCTGACCGGCTTGGCTCGCAAGCTCGGCGAATTGACCGCAGAAAAAAAGCGGGTAGCGTTGGAGCAAAGTGCCTCCCTGGCGGCAGTGTCTTTAAAGGCGAGCCGTGCTTTTGTCGGGTCAGTACCAGAGGCCGCCGAGGTGATGTCGTCCGAGGATCTGCGCGGTTGGAGTGAATTCGGCCGCCGTGTGGCAATGGCTGATACGGGTTCGGCTATCCGTTTCTTCACGGAAAGCTATCAGAAGCTGCCGGAGATTCCTGACGAGTGCCGAAGCAAGGTATTCGCGATCTGTACTCGGCAGTTGGTGCTTTCGAGTTCGGCCGCGTTGGCATCGTACGACCGCATGCCCGAGATAGCAGGCTCATTTGCCGCTCCCGTCCTACTCGGCGATGTCCTTGACGTAGCCCTGGAAATTGCCGGTCGTTCAGCGCGGCACAGCGCCGAATTTCTCGAAAATGCACCGGCTGTTGGCCGTTCGCTCAGTGCGTTCAGAGATGAGAACGTGACCCAAGCGGTCCTGTCTCTTGCTGCTGACTTTGCCAAGCGAACCGGCGGCCTTACAGCCGAACTCTGGAAAGGCCTACCTGAGGCCCTGGACGGCCTTTCGGCGAACAATGCGGTTAGGCTGCTGCGAGCAACAAGAGCGTTCTTAGACCACGGCGGCAGCGTCACGCTTCACTTTCTGGCGTCAGGAAGTGTTGTGTTGAGGAGGTCTGAGCAGGCTTTTGATGAATGGGATGCTGCCGCCAAGGTGATGGCCCGAAATGGTAATGCGGTTGTGATTTCATTTCTTAGGGCAGCACCGCGATTTTTTTCGCATTTTACGTCCCCTGGCAGTAAGCTCACGATCCGGCGCGTGATGCATCTGACGTCCACAATTGCCGAAATTGACGCTGAGGGTGCTCTTGCCGCATTTAGGTCAAGTGGGTCGGCATTGCAGCGAGTGTCAATAGCGCAATTCGAAGACTGGGTCGCGAACGGCCTTTCCGCCCATGCAAAGGATTCAACAAAAGTACGCCGGAGCTACTTCGCCCTTGAAACGCGTGAGTCAAATGACCGGCTTCAGCGATCCCGTTCGGGCCTGCCTCTCGATAGGATCCAGCAGGTACTACGCCTGTATGTGGAAGGCCTTACGGGCAAGGAGATCGATATCCGGCCATCGAACGCAATGTCTCAGGAGGCACGTATCGGCGATGGTAAGACTATCTACCTGCCTTCGTCAGTTGCGGAATTCTCCGATGACGAGCAGGACTTTCGGCTTTACAAAGTGCTTGCAGCCCATGCCGCCGGACAGATCGAATTTGGCACGTTTGAGGTGGACACGAGAGAGCTACGGGCCGCCTATACGGACCTTTCAATACTCTATTCGATGACCGATGAAGATCGGGATGCTTTCTCTCTGGGTGGGTACCTGAATACGAGGAGATCTGAGATCGGGGATCTGAAGGAGGAAATTGGAGATCTGCCGACAGGTTCCGGTTATCGCGAAGTTCTGAAGGCATTTCCCGATCCGCACCTTGCTCGCAAGATCTTCACGACCATGGAGAATGCCCGTATCGACTACTGTCTGCGACGGACCTATCGCGGCCTCGTCAAAGATCTCGACTTGATGCGATCCCTACTTCGCTCCAACCGGCCATACATATTCGACCTTCCCATGTATCAGGTGCCATTCGAGTTGTTGTTCCAAATCACCCTATGTGGCGGGGCGACAGACGATGCGCGGAAGTTCTATGGCCAGATCGTGTCCGAGATCGAAGCGGTAATTGAGACATATTTAGCACCGCCGTCGGGAGCCCCAGCGTCAGCCCATAACCGTCTTGCCCGTAAGAACAGCACAACAGCAAGACGCGGAACGGCAGCTACCGACTTAGCCCCAACCTGTGCGGACGCTTCGGCCCTGCCTACCGTCGGCGATGCATTAATAGCGACGTCGCGTGTCTATACTCTGTTTCAAAACATCGCCCCCGAAAAGCAGCAGGAAGCTGAGTCGGACAACACGGAGGAAGAGGACCAGTTTGCCTATGAAGATAAACACTCTGTCGAATCTGTGGCCGAGGACCATGTGAAACGCGAATCGCAGGATCGGATGCAGGACGTTAGCGATCTGTTCAATGCCTGGAACAGCCTCGATAATGATGGGGAACCTGACGATCTGAGCGGCTCCGAGTCTTGGGGTCAAACCGAGTTGCCTGAACAACAGCTCGAGCCCGAGGAAATTGCCTTTGCCTATGATGAGTGGGACCGTGAACTCAACGACTACCGTGTTGGCTGGAGCCGCGTAATCGAGAAACGGGTAAAGCAAGGCGACCGCTCATTCGTCGAGATGACGCGAGCTCGATATCGCGGCGTGATCTCATCGATACGGCACCAGTTCCAGTTGATGAAGCCCGAGAACCTCACACGAGTCAACCGTGAGATCGATGGCGAGGATTATGATCTGAACGCGCTTGTGGATCTTGTGATAGATCGCAAGGCTGACGGCAGGCAGTCCGAGAATATCTACACCAAGCGACTGCGAAAGCAGCGCGATGTGGCCGTCTCGCTCCTGCTTGACCAATCGTCGTCAACGGCTCGCACCATTACGCGAAATCCGCTCCAGCCCTATACGCATCCCGGCCGGCGCATCATCGAGATAGAAAAAGAAGGCCTCGTCCTGATGAGTGAGGCTCTTGAGGCCGTTGGCGATGCATATTCGATCAGTGGGTTTACAAGCGAGGGGCGCAGGAATGTTAAGTTCTATGTTGTAAAAGATTTCGATGAGCAATATTCCGACGAGACAGAAAGACGCATTGGCGGGATAACATTCCAGAACAATACTCGCTTGGGCGCCGCCATCCGCCATGCGTCACACACGCTGCTCCGTCAGGACACCCGCACAAAGCTCCTCATCATCCTGACCGACGGCCGTCCATACGATCACGATTACGGCGACGCACGCTACGCCCGTGAAGATGTCCGCGAAGCTCTTATCGAAGCTAAAACTAATGGCGTCACGCCATTCTGTATCACCATCGACCGCGAATCCGAGGCCGAACTGAAAGATCTATACGGGGATGTCGGCTACACGATCATCGACGATGTTCTCTCGCTCCCGGAGCGGATGCCGAATATCTACCGACGGCTAACCAGTTGA
- a CDS encoding 3D domain-containing protein gives MKKLVRGGSIAVLASLLVAFIYAQTSKPVGDLIIAKESQPTIAEDNILNNNLVSDSASVIETAPATDDKKLVKTTASTKAAGAGGSRGSFSATAYCLKGRTAMGHGVRRGLIAADPRVLRLGSRVYVNAGQWSGTYLVSDTGTAIKGKKIDIWVPGCGEARKFGRRTVQVFSAQ, from the coding sequence ATGAAGAAACTCGTTAGAGGAGGCTCAATAGCCGTCCTTGCGAGCCTGCTCGTGGCTTTTATCTACGCGCAGACGAGCAAGCCGGTCGGCGACCTCATTATAGCGAAGGAATCGCAACCGACAATCGCAGAAGATAATATACTTAATAATAATTTAGTTAGTGATAGTGCTTCCGTGATCGAAACCGCTCCCGCGACTGACGATAAGAAACTGGTTAAGACGACGGCCTCGACAAAGGCCGCCGGTGCCGGTGGCAGCCGTGGCTCATTTTCCGCCACTGCCTACTGCCTTAAGGGCCGGACCGCTATGGGACATGGTGTTCGCCGTGGATTGATCGCGGCCGACCCACGTGTTCTCAGACTCGGCTCCCGCGTTTATGTGAACGCCGGGCAGTGGAGCGGGACGTATCTCGTCTCCGACACCGGCACTGCGATCAAAGGCAAGAAGATCGACATCTGGGTGCCCGGCTGTGGTGAGGCCCGGAAATTCGGCCGCCGAACGGTGCAAGTATTTTCAGCGCAGTAA
- the lepA gene encoding elongation factor 4, translating to MNRDRIRNFSIIAHIDHGKSTLADRILQLTGAVSEREMEDQLLDDMDLERERGITIKAHAVRLDYKAKDGKDYVLNLIDTPGHVDFSYEVSRSLSACEGALLVVDASQGVEAQTLANTYLAIENDLELVPVLNKIDLPSAEPDRIKEQIETIIGLDTTHTVLASAKTGEGVGDIIEELIKDIPPPEGDATAPLKALIFDSWYDSYRGVIVLFRVIDGVIKKGMKLRFFNTGREYLVETIGVNRPKATPITELGPGEVGFLTASIKTVADVQIGDTITDAARPASEPLPGFQEVKPMVFAGLYPTDSAQYEDLRDAMDKLRLNDASFFYEPESSTALGFGFRCGFLGLLHMEIIQERLEREFNLELITTAPGVRYRVTTTDNAVHEIDSPSQMPEPGRILKIEEPYIEATILTNDEFLGGILPLLDEKRGVQKRFEYVTKDRVMLVYELPLNEIVLDFYDRLKSVSRGYASLDYHLSGYSESKLVKLDILVSGEPVDALSLILHTDTAAAKGRLLTAKMKELIPRQLFEVPIQAAIGNKVIARETVKAMGKNVIAKCYGGDISRKRKLLEKQKEGKKRMKKVGRVEIPQEAFLAVLKVNEGS from the coding sequence ATGAACCGCGACCGCATCAGGAATTTTTCGATCATTGCCCACATCGATCATGGCAAATCGACGCTGGCCGACCGCATATTGCAGTTGACAGGTGCGGTATCCGAACGTGAGATGGAGGATCAGTTACTCGACGACATGGACCTCGAACGCGAGCGCGGTATCACCATCAAGGCCCACGCCGTCAGGCTCGATTACAAGGCAAAGGACGGCAAGGATTACGTTCTCAACCTGATCGATACGCCGGGGCATGTGGATTTTTCGTATGAGGTTTCGCGTTCGCTGTCGGCGTGCGAGGGTGCTTTGTTGGTGGTCGATGCCTCGCAGGGCGTCGAGGCACAGACGCTGGCGAATACGTATCTCGCCATCGAGAACGACCTTGAGTTGGTCCCTGTATTAAATAAGATCGACCTGCCGTCTGCCGAGCCAGACCGCATCAAGGAACAGATCGAGACGATCATCGGCCTCGATACGACGCACACAGTGCTCGCCTCCGCCAAGACTGGCGAAGGCGTCGGTGACATTATCGAGGAGCTGATCAAGGACATCCCGCCGCCTGAGGGCGACGCTACGGCGCCGCTGAAGGCGTTGATATTCGACAGTTGGTACGATTCGTATCGCGGCGTGATCGTGCTGTTTCGCGTGATCGACGGTGTGATAAAGAAGGGCATGAAGCTGCGCTTCTTTAATACCGGCCGCGAGTATCTGGTTGAAACGATTGGAGTTAACCGTCCAAAGGCGACGCCGATCACCGAGCTTGGACCCGGCGAGGTGGGCTTTCTTACCGCGTCGATCAAGACCGTTGCAGACGTTCAGATCGGCGACACGATCACGGACGCCGCAAGGCCCGCGAGCGAACCGCTGCCCGGATTCCAGGAAGTCAAGCCGATGGTGTTTGCCGGGCTGTACCCGACCGATTCGGCGCAATACGAGGATCTGCGCGACGCGATGGACAAGCTCCGGCTTAACGACGCGTCGTTCTTTTACGAGCCGGAATCGTCGACGGCGTTGGGCTTCGGGTTCCGCTGCGGCTTTCTCGGGCTGCTCCATATGGAGATCATTCAGGAGCGGCTTGAGCGAGAGTTCAATCTGGAATTGATCACGACGGCGCCGGGCGTTCGTTACCGCGTGACGACGACCGACAACGCCGTTCACGAGATCGACAGTCCGTCGCAGATGCCCGAGCCGGGCCGCATTTTGAAGATCGAGGAACCGTATATCGAGGCGACGATCCTGACGAATGACGAGTTTCTCGGCGGTATTCTGCCGTTGCTCGATGAGAAGCGCGGTGTGCAGAAGAGGTTTGAGTACGTGACCAAGGACCGCGTGATGCTAGTCTATGAGCTGCCGTTGAACGAGATCGTGCTAGATTTTTACGACCGGTTAAAGAGCGTCTCGCGCGGCTACGCGTCACTCGATTATCACCTGTCCGGCTACAGTGAATCGAAGCTCGTCAAGCTCGACATTCTCGTATCGGGCGAGCCGGTGGACGCCTTATCCCTTATTCTGCATACAGATACGGCCGCGGCAAAAGGCCGCCTACTAACCGCGAAGATGAAAGAACTCATCCCGAGGCAGCTATTCGAAGTTCCCATCCAGGCAGCGATCGGCAACAAGGTCATCGCCCGCGAGACCGTCAAGGCCATGGGCAAAAACGTCATCGCTAAATGCTACGGCGGCGACATCTCGCGCAAACGCAAGCTGCTCGAAAAGCAAAAAGAAGGCAAAAAGCGAATGAAAAAGGTCGGACGTGTGGAGATACCGCAGGAGGCATTCCTCGCGGTGCTAAAGGTGAATGAAGGATCATGA
- a CDS encoding saccharopine dehydrogenase NADP-binding domain-containing protein, whose protein sequence is MKVLVLGAGRMGHGAVFDLIHNSPDVETVTVADNDLKKAEAVADSVGTSRVDPHHIDVSNYSDVVSLLRGHDSVISCVNYWYNVALSKAAIETRANFCDLGGNNYVVDEQLNLDDEAKAAGINIIPDCGLAPGMVSILAMHGTTRFDRVDEIHIRVGGLPQDPQPPLDYQLVFSVEGLINEYIETARVIRDGKITEVASMTELENLWFDGFPRLEAFQTSGGTSTLPDTFAGKVKELDYKTIRYAGHCDKFKAMIDLGLCSSEKTVVDFQDVIPRKVFGKLLQENLPAVGPDYVLIRLDFIGTNNGENRKLRYDIVDRFDTTTGMSAMMRTTAFPASIIAQMMARGDVNLRGATPQELAIDPDTFVVELNQRGITINSIDSLVSLS, encoded by the coding sequence ATGAAAGTTCTGGTTCTCGGCGCCGGGCGTATGGGCCATGGTGCTGTTTTTGACCTCATCCACAACTCACCCGATGTCGAGACGGTCACCGTCGCTGACAACGATCTCAAGAAGGCCGAGGCCGTCGCCGACTCGGTCGGGACGTCACGTGTAGATCCGCATCACATCGACGTCTCGAATTATTCTGATGTCGTCTCGCTCCTGCGCGGGCACGATTCAGTGATCTCGTGCGTAAACTACTGGTACAACGTCGCTCTTTCAAAGGCCGCGATCGAAACGCGTGCCAACTTCTGCGACCTCGGTGGTAACAATTACGTAGTTGACGAGCAACTCAATCTCGATGACGAAGCAAAAGCCGCGGGCATTAATATCATTCCCGACTGCGGCCTTGCACCGGGAATGGTCTCGATCCTGGCGATGCACGGCACGACGCGGTTTGATCGCGTCGATGAGATACACATCCGCGTCGGCGGTCTCCCTCAAGACCCGCAGCCGCCCCTCGATTATCAGCTTGTGTTCTCGGTCGAAGGACTGATAAATGAATATATCGAGACCGCCCGCGTGATCCGCGACGGCAAGATCACCGAGGTCGCATCAATGACCGAGCTCGAGAACTTGTGGTTCGATGGTTTTCCTCGACTCGAGGCGTTTCAAACGAGCGGCGGCACGTCGACGTTGCCGGACACTTTTGCAGGCAAGGTCAAAGAGCTCGATTACAAAACGATCCGCTACGCAGGCCATTGTGACAAATTCAAGGCAATGATCGATCTCGGTCTCTGTTCGAGCGAGAAAACCGTGGTTGATTTTCAGGACGTCATACCGCGAAAAGTGTTTGGGAAACTCCTGCAGGAGAACCTCCCCGCTGTTGGCCCCGATTACGTTCTCATCCGATTGGACTTTATCGGAACCAATAATGGTGAGAACCGCAAGCTCCGCTACGACATTGTGGACCGCTTCGACACTACGACAGGAATGTCCGCGATGATGCGAACGACCGCCTTTCCGGCATCTATCATTGCCCAGATGATGGCCCGCGGTGATGTCAACCTACGCGGAGCTACACCACAAGAACTTGCCATCGATCCGGATACATTTGTCGTCGAGCTTAACCAACGCGGAATCACCATCAACTCTATTGACAGTCTCGTTTCACTAAGCTAG
- a CDS encoding YtxH domain-containing protein: MGRNYDREESGASTKLTYLLIGGGIGAILALLFAPKSGEELRGDIADATRKGIEKGKEAAAQIGEKAGEYYEVSKEKAGELYAAAGDKAEEIADKAKAAAARTANPFTAAIEAGKDAYTAEKRKNESKGITDGRPTYTVEDAKEDKS; this comes from the coding sequence ATGGGACGAAATTACGACAGGGAAGAATCAGGGGCTTCGACGAAGTTAACGTATTTGCTGATTGGCGGCGGCATCGGCGCGATCCTCGCGCTACTTTTTGCACCGAAATCGGGCGAGGAGCTTCGGGGAGACATAGCCGACGCAACGCGCAAGGGCATCGAGAAGGGCAAAGAGGCTGCCGCTCAGATCGGCGAGAAAGCCGGCGAATACTACGAGGTATCAAAGGAAAAGGCCGGCGAGCTTTACGCTGCTGCCGGTGACAAGGCCGAGGAGATAGCCGACAAGGCAAAGGCTGCCGCGGCCCGCACGGCAAATCCTTTCACTGCCGCTATCGAGGCCGGCAAGGATGCCTACACCGCCGAAAAGCGTAAGAACGAGTCGAAAGGCATCACCGACGGCCGCCCGACCTACACCGTCGAGGACGCCAAGGAAGACAAGTCTTAA
- a CDS encoding PilZ domain-containing protein — protein MRERRGGERFAISFPIRVRWKGEDGKEVVQEGLTENVGPHGTLIYLPRNLPSVGGRVRITVTENPDDEVTAAAEVIRLERNAAHPQAALMLTDNLREWKKKVWQLAATTIAEQEPEEFDDW, from the coding sequence ATGCGTGAGAGACGCGGCGGCGAACGCTTTGCCATCTCATTTCCGATCCGTGTCAGGTGGAAAGGCGAGGACGGAAAAGAAGTCGTTCAGGAAGGATTGACCGAGAACGTCGGCCCGCACGGCACTCTGATCTATCTGCCGCGAAATCTGCCGAGCGTCGGCGGCAGGGTTCGCATCACCGTCACCGAGAACCCGGACGACGAGGTAACCGCCGCAGCCGAGGTCATCCGCCTTGAACGCAATGCCGCCCACCCTCAGGCGGCGCTCATGCTGACCGACAACCTGCGCGAGTGGAAAAAGAAGGTATGGCAACTTGCCGCAACCACGATCGCCGAACAGGAACCGGAAGAGTTTGACGATTGGTAG
- a CDS encoding VCBS repeat-containing protein — MLNCWSIACVHRSTASRFFHIALFLTILSMSTLAGLAGTRGKSGDQLWSQVDEATASIRGQRSITPDRYLVYRVNISELKRILASAPLEFTVAARARQIILEVPTPDGRMERFRLEESPVLAANVASQFPTWKTFSGQGIDDPTATARFDININGFHGYVSGINGTYLVDPYSTDDRAHYIVYYKGSVRSDDPFSCGVDDSSIDGSDIGSGSTPEYSNGENLRTLRIAFSATKEYTTFHGNNTTTAFAAITTTTNRMILIYRRELAVTFTIVSNLSTVFSVGNDGGFPDASNPNVADLSVTRNQVVLDTAYGDANYDIGHALSRTGNPNGLAASPSICSTGNKAQGFTGAPVPQGDGYDVDYVAHEIGHQFGMSHTFNNSVDGSCTTRSTNSAYEPASGVTIMGYAGICAPRNLSSNSIDVFHARSLEQSLAEMGTNPPSPGGTCGTTAATANVAPVPNAGANFTIPKLTPFMLTGSATDATNNGLTYSWEEYDLGNPTGSTGDPDTDANGPRPIFRSFNPSASPSRTFPSLTYILNNANNPPATYTTMLPNAPTSGSTNGYNCAAGENCITGESLPSIARTMNFRLTVRDNFAAGGGVADATMQVTVAGTGPFAVTSPNTNVTYAGNSTQTVTWDVGGSSGAPVNTANVKISFSSDGGNTFPNVLLANTANDGSESVTIPNVATTTARIKVEAVGNIFFDISDVNFTTTGAAVPVRSRADFDGDGRTDLSVFRPAEGNWYLNRSTAGLSTQAFGSNGDIPVPGDFDNDGKTDLAVFRPANDPLEVDFYVLQSATSTFTSASWGLPADIPQPGDYDGDGKADYAVYRPANNFWYVLKSTGGFSADQFGTAGDVPIAMDFEGDAKTNFSVFRPSEGQWYIAKPTGVPAQNFDAIPFGTAGDLPVAADYDNDNKDDVAVFRPGTGIWYVLRSTNGSVTTTSFGVTGDIPVPGDYDGDGADDIAVYRDGTWHLNRSTAGLVQSQFGIATDIPIPAKYLP, encoded by the coding sequence ATGTTAAATTGCTGGAGTATTGCCTGTGTCCACCGTTCCACTGCCTCGCGTTTCTTTCACATCGCCCTCTTTCTAACGATCCTCTCAATGTCCACACTGGCCGGCCTCGCCGGTACAAGGGGTAAGAGCGGAGATCAACTCTGGTCTCAAGTCGATGAAGCGACCGCATCGATCCGCGGACAGCGGTCGATAACACCAGACAGATATCTTGTTTATCGTGTAAACATCTCAGAGCTAAAACGGATCCTCGCTTCGGCACCGCTTGAATTCACGGTCGCTGCACGGGCCAGGCAGATAATCCTTGAAGTTCCGACACCCGATGGCCGGATGGAACGATTCAGGCTTGAGGAATCGCCTGTCCTCGCTGCAAATGTCGCCAGCCAGTTTCCGACCTGGAAGACATTTAGCGGTCAAGGTATCGACGATCCGACGGCAACGGCTCGGTTTGACATCAACATCAACGGCTTTCACGGATACGTATCGGGCATCAACGGCACCTACCTGGTCGATCCTTATTCCACTGATGACCGTGCCCACTACATCGTATATTACAAAGGAAGTGTGCGATCCGATGACCCGTTCTCCTGCGGTGTGGACGACAGCAGCATCGATGGATCGGATATTGGCTCAGGGAGCACTCCCGAGTACAGCAACGGCGAAAACTTGCGAACGCTGCGGATCGCTTTTTCGGCGACAAAGGAATACACCACCTTTCACGGGAATAATACGACCACCGCCTTCGCAGCGATCACAACCACGACCAACCGCATGATCCTGATCTATCGACGCGAGCTTGCGGTAACATTTACGATCGTTTCGAACTTAAGCACGGTATTCAGCGTCGGCAATGACGGCGGGTTTCCTGATGCATCGAACCCGAACGTCGCGGACCTATCTGTTACTCGCAATCAAGTCGTGCTCGACACCGCCTACGGTGATGCGAATTACGATATCGGCCACGCCCTGTCACGAACTGGCAATCCTAACGGCTTGGCCGCCAGCCCGAGCATCTGCTCTACGGGCAATAAGGCCCAGGGGTTCACGGGCGCGCCCGTTCCACAGGGCGATGGATATGATGTGGATTATGTGGCACACGAGATCGGACATCAGTTCGGTATGAGCCATACCTTCAACAACAGCGTCGACGGCAGTTGCACTACTCGCTCGACAAACTCTGCTTACGAGCCGGCAAGCGGCGTAACGATCATGGGCTACGCTGGCATCTGCGCCCCACGGAATCTGTCTTCGAACTCGATAGATGTATTCCATGCCCGGAGCCTCGAGCAAAGTCTGGCCGAGATGGGGACGAATCCGCCTAGCCCTGGCGGCACGTGCGGCACAACGGCGGCTACGGCCAACGTAGCACCCGTCCCAAATGCGGGGGCGAATTTTACGATTCCCAAGCTTACGCCGTTCATGCTAACCGGCAGTGCCACCGACGCTACCAATAATGGACTTACATACTCGTGGGAGGAGTATGACCTGGGTAATCCGACCGGCTCAACCGGTGACCCTGACACGGATGCAAATGGGCCACGTCCGATCTTCCGGTCATTCAACCCGTCAGCGTCGCCTTCGCGAACATTCCCGAGCCTGACCTATATTCTCAATAACGCAAACAATCCGCCGGCAACATACACAACAATGCTCCCAAACGCCCCGACCTCAGGTTCGACCAATGGCTACAATTGCGCCGCGGGCGAGAACTGCATTACGGGTGAATCGCTGCCATCAATAGCCAGAACAATGAACTTTCGACTGACCGTGCGTGATAATTTTGCGGCAGGCGGCGGTGTAGCGGATGCGACGATGCAGGTAACTGTAGCTGGGACGGGTCCGTTTGCGGTCACGTCGCCGAACACGAATGTGACTTATGCGGGAAACTCGACGCAGACGGTGACGTGGGATGTCGGCGGATCGTCAGGTGCTCCTGTCAACACCGCAAACGTGAAGATATCGTTCTCGTCCGACGGCGGAAATACGTTTCCAAATGTGCTGCTGGCAAACACGGCAAACGACGGCTCCGAGAGCGTGACTATTCCGAATGTCGCGACGACCACGGCGAGGATCAAGGTCGAGGCAGTCGGCAATATCTTTTTCGATATTTCGGACGTGAATTTTACGACGACTGGGGCCGCGGTTCCGGTCCGCTCAAGAGCTGATTTTGACGGGGACGGCAGGACCGATCTTTCGGTATTTCGGCCGGCTGAGGGAAATTGGTATCTGAACCGTTCGACTGCCGGCCTGTCAACTCAAGCTTTTGGCTCAAACGGCGACATACCGGTTCCCGGGGATTTTGATAACGACGGCAAAACGGACCTTGCTGTTTTTCGTCCGGCAAACGACCCGCTCGAAGTGGACTTCTATGTCCTGCAGAGCGCGACCAGCACCTTCACTTCTGCCTCGTGGGGCCTCCCCGCTGACATACCGCAACCGGGTGATTACGACGGGGATGGAAAGGCGGACTATGCAGTTTATCGCCCGGCAAACAATTTCTGGTACGTGCTAAAGAGCACCGGCGGGTTCTCGGCCGACCAATTTGGAACCGCAGGCGATGTCCCGATCGCGATGGACTTTGAAGGTGATGCTAAGACAAACTTTTCCGTCTTCAGGCCATCCGAAGGCCAATGGTATATCGCGAAACCGACGGGCGTTCCGGCGCAAAACTTTGACGCTATACCGTTCGGGACGGCCGGCGACTTGCCCGTCGCGGCGGATTATGACAACGATAATAAGGACGATGTTGCTGTATTTCGACCCGGCACCGGGATCTGGTATGTGCTCCGCAGTACTAACGGATCGGTAACGACAACATCGTTTGGAGTAACCGGAGATATTCCTGTCCCGGGTGACTATGATGGCGACGGAGCCGACGACATCGCGGTATACCGCGACGGAACTTGGCATCTGAACCGTTCGACTGCCGGCCTCGTTCAGTCGCAGTTTGGCATCGCGACCGACATACCGATCCCTGCGAAATATCTCCCCTAA